In Vitis vinifera cultivar Pinot Noir 40024 chromosome 17, ASM3070453v1, one genomic interval encodes:
- the LOC104882411 gene encoding probable E3 ubiquitin-protein ligase ZFP1: MAILVGPGCSIRQQPDLVAYGEDDEVLLWDVFFMEFHVRDAVLNYWLEDDSPLRLRDVNTIGPMRRRLFVVRRDQLLRSHSLAFEHVSLLLFLMGIPSILHASFVQEIRSGAVLLANETTNIGRRIIPMVVDIDLWFMGEEEEEEEEEEEEEEEDEDELDEIMAEVMRSSLNDVTGLSVPATRASIEALEKIKFEDVNSTDKCIICLEEFATESEVSRMPCSHVYHKDCIIQWLERSHMCPLCRFKMPAISS; the protein is encoded by the coding sequence ATGGCGATCTTGGTTGGTCCTGGATGTAGTATTCGGCAGCAGCCTGATCTTGTTGCCTATGGTGAGGATGATGAAGTGCTGCTGTGGGATGTGTTCTTCATGGAATTTCATGTTAGAGATGCGGTCTTAAACTACTGGCTGGAAGATGATAGTCCTTTAAGACTCCGTGATGTGAACACGATCGGTCCTATGAGAAGGAGATTGTTTGTGGTTAGGCGTGATCAGTTATTAAGAAGCCATAGTCTTGCATTCGAACATGTATCTCTCCTGCTTTTTCTTATGGGTATACCTTCAATCTTGCATGCATCATTCGTGCAAGAGATACGCTCCGGTGCTGTTCTGTTGGCGAATGAAACCACCAACATTGGTCGTCGCATAATTCCTATGGTGGTGGACATTGATCTCTGGTTTATGGgcgaggaagaggaagaggaagaagaagaggaagaggaagaggaagaagatgaagatgaattAGATGAAATTATGGCTGAGGTTATGAGGTCTTCATTGAATGATGTGACCGGCTTGTCTGTGCCTGCAACTAGAGCTTCCATTGAGGCACTTGAGAAGATCAAGTTTGAGGATGTAAATTCCACAGACAAGTGTATAATATGCCTAGAAGAGTTCGCAACGGAATCGGAAGTTAGTCGGATGCCATGTTCGCATGTTTATCACAAAGATTGCATTATACAATGGTTGGAGAGGAGTCACATGTGTCCCTTGTGCCGCTTCAAGATGCCTGCCATCTCAAGTTGA
- the LOC100244933 gene encoding polynucleotide 5'-hydroxyl-kinase NOL9 isoform X2 yields MAAFSEAEAPSPDIYIPEEWSEAAETIAYDSVTSPPPVALVCGAKNCGKTTFSRHLLNILLQRYQKVAYLDTDVGQTEFTPPGFLSLTVIDQLTPDLTIPCLKTPERCYYFGDISSKRDPTAYLNYIFALYDYYRREYCMLKGSKKPVKTELPLVVNTPGWVKGIGYDILVDVLKYIAPTHVVKINISAEGKNLPAGAFWLDGDHKESVNLIEVSSARQDSFKRSVLVQKDAGLLRDLRIMAYFRQCFPSNLNITTIKELAHALASHSPYEIPIPSIKIKHLHCQVPSTEILYSLNATIVGLAVSSEDSENLSPCVGLGIVRGIDTFKRLLYVLTPVPQSTLEKVDLLLLGFVQIPTCLLQVQGCVSPYMSTNVLPTG; encoded by the exons ATGGCGGCTTTTTCTGAAGCTGAAGCTCCATCGCCCGACATATACATACCAGAAGAATGGTCCGAAGCTGCCGAAACCATAGCTTACGATTCAGTCACTTCGCCGCCTCCTGTTGCTCTCGTCTGCGGCGCCAAGAACTGTGGCAAGACCACCTTTTCTCGCCACCTTCTCAATATTCTCCTTCAGAG ATATCAAAAAGTAGCTTATTTGGATACAGATGTTGGCCAGACTGAGTTTACTCCTCCTGGATTTCTATCCCTCACTGTAATTGACCAACTTACTCCAG ATTTGACAATCCCATGCCTCAAGACGCCAGAGAG ATGCTATTATTTTGGTGACATTTCTTCGAAAAGGGACCCAACAGCGTACTTGAATTATATATTTGCACTGTATGATTACTATCGAAGGGAGTACTGCATGCTCAAGGGCAGCAAAAAGCCTGTTAAAACAGAGTTGCCTCTTGTTGTTAATACACCTGGATGGGTAAAAG GTATTGGTTATGACATACTGGTGGATGTGTTAAAATATATTGCTCCTACCCATGTAGTTAAGATAAACATTTCTGCTGAGGGTAAGAATCTTCCAGCTGGAGCATTCTGGTTGGATGGGGATCATAAAGAGTCAGTGAATCTAATTGAGGTCAGTTCAGCTCGTCAGGACTCTTTTAAGAGATC GGTCTTAGTACAAAAAGATGCAGGCCTTTTACGGGATTTACGAATAATGGCTTATTTCAGGCAGTGTTTTCCAAGTAACTTGAATATCACAACAATCAAAGAACTTGCACATGCATTGGCCTCTCACTCTCCTTATGAAATTCCCATACCAAGTATCAAGATTAAGCATCTCCATTGCCAG GTCCCAAGTACTGAAATTCTATACAGTTTGAATGCAACCATTGTTGGCTTGGCAGTTAGTTCTGAAGATTCTGAAAATTTATCTCCATGCGTTGGCCTTG GAATTGTAAGAGGCATTGACACATTCAAACGTTTACTCTATGTGCTTACACCTGTTCCACAAAGCACTCTGGAAAAGGTTGATCTTTTATTACTAGGGTTTGTACAAATTCCTACTTGTTTGCTACAG GTCCAGGGCTGCGTTTCGCCTTACATGTCGACAAATGTTCTGCCCACAGGCTAG
- the LOC100244933 gene encoding polynucleotide 5'-hydroxyl-kinase NOL9 isoform X1 has product MAAFSEAEAPSPDIYIPEEWSEAAETIAYDSVTSPPPVALVCGAKNCGKTTFSRHLLNILLQRYQKVAYLDTDVGQTEFTPPGFLSLTVIDQLTPDLTIPCLKTPERCYYFGDISSKRDPTAYLNYIFALYDYYRREYCMLKGSKKPVKTELPLVVNTPGWVKGIGYDILVDVLKYIAPTHVVKINISAEGKNLPAGAFWLDGDHKESVNLIEVSSARQDSFKRSVLVQKDAGLLRDLRIMAYFRQCFPSNLNITTIKELAHALASHSPYEIPIPSIKIKHLHCQVPSTEILYSLNATIVGLAVSSEDSENLSPCVGLGIVRGIDTFKRLLYVLTPVPQSTLEKVDLLLLGFVQIPTCLLQVSGPLPTAASVSMKFIYFSDNHQ; this is encoded by the exons ATGGCGGCTTTTTCTGAAGCTGAAGCTCCATCGCCCGACATATACATACCAGAAGAATGGTCCGAAGCTGCCGAAACCATAGCTTACGATTCAGTCACTTCGCCGCCTCCTGTTGCTCTCGTCTGCGGCGCCAAGAACTGTGGCAAGACCACCTTTTCTCGCCACCTTCTCAATATTCTCCTTCAGAG ATATCAAAAAGTAGCTTATTTGGATACAGATGTTGGCCAGACTGAGTTTACTCCTCCTGGATTTCTATCCCTCACTGTAATTGACCAACTTACTCCAG ATTTGACAATCCCATGCCTCAAGACGCCAGAGAG ATGCTATTATTTTGGTGACATTTCTTCGAAAAGGGACCCAACAGCGTACTTGAATTATATATTTGCACTGTATGATTACTATCGAAGGGAGTACTGCATGCTCAAGGGCAGCAAAAAGCCTGTTAAAACAGAGTTGCCTCTTGTTGTTAATACACCTGGATGGGTAAAAG GTATTGGTTATGACATACTGGTGGATGTGTTAAAATATATTGCTCCTACCCATGTAGTTAAGATAAACATTTCTGCTGAGGGTAAGAATCTTCCAGCTGGAGCATTCTGGTTGGATGGGGATCATAAAGAGTCAGTGAATCTAATTGAGGTCAGTTCAGCTCGTCAGGACTCTTTTAAGAGATC GGTCTTAGTACAAAAAGATGCAGGCCTTTTACGGGATTTACGAATAATGGCTTATTTCAGGCAGTGTTTTCCAAGTAACTTGAATATCACAACAATCAAAGAACTTGCACATGCATTGGCCTCTCACTCTCCTTATGAAATTCCCATACCAAGTATCAAGATTAAGCATCTCCATTGCCAG GTCCCAAGTACTGAAATTCTATACAGTTTGAATGCAACCATTGTTGGCTTGGCAGTTAGTTCTGAAGATTCTGAAAATTTATCTCCATGCGTTGGCCTTG GAATTGTAAGAGGCATTGACACATTCAAACGTTTACTCTATGTGCTTACACCTGTTCCACAAAGCACTCTGGAAAAGGTTGATCTTTTATTACTAGGGTTTGTACAAATTCCTACTTGTTTGCTACAGGTAAGTGGTCCTCTTCCAACTGCTGCATCTGTTTCTatgaagtttatttatttttctgataACCACCAATGA
- the LOC100251925 gene encoding probable myosin-binding protein 5, producing the protein MAWRSFKRIVEQELGYLPQFVIYAILEWVVIILLFLDGFIGFVANEFAKFFELKTPCLLCTRIDHVLVHRNPSFYYNDSICEDHKKDVSSLAYCHAHRKLSDIRMMCEGCLISFATERGDDCETHRSLVGILHNTVEPFVDNDHKMQVKLPVGQVDKSGVHQCSCCGGPLKMRASMTKGHVPRSASHGNLLSQAPTPSPRAPFFATRNEDFRHLELPQIRHMDLKFSSDNESELLEDEYSSYASIQGREDVKACTVPLLTESEDSNEERTPMGFSRGNRFFGISLTDSATSSPRWATRLPRKPVLEKAEFVLEPLEGNAANEADSDSTMQRLKRQARLDRKSLIALYMELDEERSASAIAANNAMAMITRLQAEKASVQMEALQYQRMMEEQAEYDQEDLQAMRDLLGKREDEIKALEAELEMYQPKNESSKKFTVEGCDSIEIQGDEDDQQLKSESLSEKSECSSPAFCFNEVENNGEHQHKYDQTRSLQEENGGETIEKSSGDFEGERSNLLNQLKNMKKFHSSAHSGRHSLQLSFDMVNDTEEGTGNDTGDACNDIISREVPHLHEKLKALEEDGGFLNHAARALEKGSEGRNILTQIAHHLHKLQDLVKIPLEDDCE; encoded by the exons ATGGCCTGGCGATCATTCAAGCGGATTGTGGAGCAGGAGCTTGGATACTTGCCCCAGTTTGTGATCTATGCAATCCTGGAATGGGTGGTGATAATTTTGCTTTTTCTTGATGGGTTTATTGGATTTGTTGCCAATGAGTTTGCAAAGTTTTTTGAATTGAAGACACCATGTTTGCTTTGCACTAGGATTGATCATGTTCTCGTTCATCGGAATCCCAGCTTTTACTATAACGATTCCATATGTGAAGATCACAAGAAGGATGTTTCCTCTCTTGCCTACTGTCACGCTCACAGGAAGTTATCTGATATCCGGATGATGTGTGAGGGATGCCTCATTTCTTTTGCCACTGAGAGAGGAGATGATTGTGAGACACACAGATCTTTGGTTGGGATTTTGCATAACACTGTTgagccctttgttgataatgaCCACAAAATGCAAGTGAAATTGCCTGTGGGACAAGTTGACAAGAGTGGTGTTCACCAGTGTTCTTGCTGCGGGGGGCCTTTGAAGATGAGAGCCTCCATGACCAAGGGTCATGTTCCCCGCTCTGCAAGCCATGGGAACCTTCTTTCACAAGCTCCTACACCTTCTCCTCGAGCTCCATTTTTTGCAACGAGAAATGAGGATTTTCGTCACTTGGAATTGCCTCAAATTCGGCACATGGATCTCAAATTCTCGTCGGATAATGAATCAGAGCTTCTAGAGGATGAGTATAGCTCATATGCATCAATCCAAG GTAGGGAAGATGTTAAAGCTTGTACTGTGCCCTTGCTAACAGAATCTGAGGATTCAAATGAAGAAAGAACCCCTATGGGGTTTTCTAGAGGAAATAGGTTTTTTGGAATCTCTCTGACAGATTCAGCCACATCCAGTCCTAGGTGGGCTACCAGGTTGCCAAGGAAACCGGTGCTTGAGAAGGCGGAGTTTGTCTTGGAGCCTCTTGAGGGAAATGCTGCAAATGAAGCAGATTCTGATTCCACCATGCAACGTTTGAAGAGGCAAGCACGTCTGGATCGCAAGTCATTAATAGCTTTGTACATGGAACTGGATGAAGAAAGAAGCGCTTCTGCTATTGCAGCAAATAATGCAATGGCCATGATCACAAGGTTGCAAGCAGAGAAAGCATCAGTTCAGATGGAAGCCTTACAGTATCAGAGGATGATGGAGGAGCAGGCTGAATATGACCAAGAAGATTTGCAAGCAATGAGGGATTTGCTTGGCAAGAGAGAGGACGAAATCAAAGCTTTAGAGGCTGAACTTGAGATGTATCAACCGAAAAATGAAAGCAGCAAGAAATTCACTGTTGAGGGATGTGATTCAATTGAAATACAGGGTGATGAAGATGACCAACAGTTGAAATCTGAGTCCTTAAGTGAAAAATCTGAATGCAGCAGCCCTGCTTTTTGCTTCAATGAAGTGGAGAATAATGGAGAACACCAGCATAAATATGATCAAACGAGGTCATTGCAAGAAGAGAATGGAGGGGAGACCATTGAAAAATCATCAGGGGATTTTGAGGGCGAGAGATCCAATCTTCTAAATCagttgaaaaatatgaagaagtTTCACTCATCTGCACACAGTGGGAGGCATTCCTTGCAGCTGAGCTTTGACATGGTTAACGATACAGAGGAAGGCACAGGTAACGACAcag GGGATGCATGCAATGATATAATATCAAGAGAAGTGCCTCATCTCCATGAGAAATTAAAAGCTCTTGAAGAAGATGGTGGATTCTTGAATCATGCTGCTCGGGCACTTGAGAAGGGAAGTGAAGGAAGAAACATTTTGACACAGATAGCTCACCATCTGCATAAGCTTCAAGACCTGGTGAAAATTCCCTTGGAGGATGATTGCGAATGA
- the LOC100267243 gene encoding serine/threonine-protein phosphatase PP2A catalytic subunit, producing MPSQADLDRQIEHLMECKPLPEAEVKALCEQAKSVLVEEWNVQPVKCPVTVCGDIHGQFHDLIELFRIGGKAPETNYLFMGDYVDRGYYSVETVSLLVSLKVRYRDRITILRGNHESRQITQVYGFYDECLRKYGNANVWKYFTDLFDYLPLTALIESQVFCLHGGLSPSLDTLDNIRALDRIQEVPHEGPMCDLLWSDPDDRCGWGISPRGAGYTFGQDIASQFNHTNGLTLISRAHQLVMEGYNWCQEKNVVTVFSAPNYCYRCGNMAAILEIGENMDQNFLQFDPAPRQIEPDTTRKTPDYFL from the exons ATGCCGTCCCAGGCGGATCTGGACCGTCAGATCGAGCACTTGATGGAGTGCAAGCCGTTGCCGGAGGCGGAGGTCAAGGCTTTATGCGAGCAGGCGAAGTCAGTTTTGGTCGAGGAATGGAATGTGCAGCCGGTGAAGTGTCCGGTCACGGTGTGCGGAGATATTCATGGGCAGTTCCACGATCTCATCGAGCTGTTCCGGATCGGAGGGAAAGCTCCCGAAACCAATTATCTCTTTATGGGAGATTATGTGG ATCGAGGATACTACTCAGTGGAGACTGTTTCGCTTTTAGTATCCCTGAAAGTTCGATATAGAGATAGAATTACAATTCTGAGAGGAAATCATGAGAGCCGGCAAATAACTCAAGT GTATGGTTTTTATGATGAATGCTTGAGAAAATATGGGAATGCAAATGTCTGGAAATATTTCACCGACCTTTTTGATTATCTACCTCTTACAGCTCTTATTGAGAGCCAG GTCTTCTGCTTGCATGGTGGACTCTCCCCATCATTGGATACATTAGATAATATACGTGCCTTGGACCGGATACAGGAG GTTCCTCATGAGGGCCCAATGTGTGATCTTTTGTGGTCTGATCCTGATGACCGATGTGGGTGGGGAATTTCCCCTAGGGGAGCTGGATACACCTTTGGCCAGGATATAGCTTCACAGTTTAACCACACGAATGGGCTTACTCTTATTTCTAGAGCTCACCAGCTTGTTATGGAAGGTTACAATTGGTGTCAG gAGAAGAATGTGGTGACAGTGTTCAGTGCACCAAATTACTGCTATCGATGTGGAAATATGGCTGCAATTCTTGAGATTGGCGAGAATATGGATCAGAATTTCCTTCAATTTGACCCAGCACCTCGACAGATTGAACCTGACACCACACGCAAAACTCCTGACTATTTTTTGTAA
- the LOC104882410 gene encoding uncharacterized protein LOC104882410 has translation MTKDFLEYVKANYTKIDKAEMETYLKLLTTTMYDGVSGVRDHIIKLKHYFNRANEMKVELSERFLKWLILESLPISFDAMKLTYNALKEEWTLEELMSIVVQHEVSMKKNETHSLALVTDQVSNMKKKPPHKNFGGSKQFKRKRNSSQGTSNAFASSNATKREIQGEVQLLPQDWAQAG, from the coding sequence ATGACCAAAGACTTTTTGGAATATGTGAAGGCCAATTATACCAAGATTGATAAGGCAGAAATGGAAACTTATTTGAAGCTTCTCACAACCACTATGTATGATGGAGTAAGTGGGGTTAGAGATCACATCATCAAGCTAAAACACTACTTCAACAGGGCAAATGAGATGAAAGTGGAGTTGAGTGAGAGATTCTTGAAATGGTTGATACTTGAGTCTCTTCCTATTTCCTTTGATGCAATGAAGTTGACTTATAATGCCTTGAAGGAAGAATGGACTCTGGAGGAGTTGATGTCCATTGTGGTGCAACATGAAGTctcaatgaagaaaaatgagactcACTCACTTGCTCTTGTTACTGACCAAGTGagtaatatgaagaaaaaacctcCACACAAGAATTTTGGAGGCTCTAAGCAATTCAAGAGGAAAAGGAATTCGAGTCAAGGAACCTCCAATGCATTTGCTTCTTCTAATGCTACAAAGAGAGAGATTCAAGGGGAAGTACAACTTTTGCCACAAGATTGGGCACAAGCAGGCTAA
- the LOC100241674 gene encoding 5-formyltetrahydrofolate cyclo-ligase, mitochondrial, with protein sequence MSRTGLRQKAKLVLMTQPYSIATVLAQAPFCSLFNPLPAPRSIVTMTNNTHQSSNTHLEAVFKQKKILRSSVRKALKGMDPSSRSQEDNAVQNIILEAPWFRSSQRLCAYISCSSLREVDTSKVLSEILQNPAKDGHTQMGKKLYVPRVEDKNSYMRMLNITHMDDLISNSMNILEPAPVDGDGNEREDVMQATDPVDLLLLPGLAFDKSGRRLGRGGGYYDAFLKNYLELVKERNWKQPLLVALSYSVQIMDEGVIPVTPNDVPVDALVSPAGVIPITTAAQERCH encoded by the exons ATGAGTAGAACTGGGTTGAGGCAAAAGGCCAAGTTGGTGCTGATGACCCAGCCATACTCCATAGCAACAGTACTTGCTCAGGCGCCCTTCTGCTCCCTCTTCAACCCACTACCGGCTCCTCGCTCCATCGTCACAATGACCAACAATACCCATCAATCCAGTAATACCCACCTCGAAGCCGTCTTCAAGCAGAAGAAGATCCTCCGATCCAGCGTCCGCAAAGCACTCAAGGGCATGGACCCCTCTTCCAGATCTCAAGAGG ATAATGCAGTTCAGAATATCATCCTGGAAGCTCCATGGTTTAGATCTAGTCAGAGATTATGCGCTTATATAAGTTGCAGTTCTTTGCGAGAAGTTGATACATCAAAAGTTCTGTCAGAAATTCTACAGAATCCAGCCAAAG ATGGTCATACACAGATGGGGAAAAAGCTTTATGTCCCACGTGTGGAGGACAAAAATAGTTACATGCGGATGCTGAATATTACACATATGGATGAtctaatttcaaattcaatgaaCATTTTAGAACCAGCTCCAGTAGATGGTGATGGCAATGAACGTGAAGATg TTATGCAGGCAACTGACCCAGTTGACTTGCTCCTATTACCTG GACTTGCTTTTGACAAATCTGGAAGACGCTTGGGTCGTGGTGGAGG TTACTATGATGCCTTCCTGAAGAACTACCTAGAGCTTGTGAAGGAGCGGAATTGGAAGCAACCCCTCCTTG TTGCATTGTCGTATTCTGTGCAGATAATGGATGAGGGAGTTATACCAGTCACTCCAAATGATGTTCCTGTGGATGCTCTTGTATCCCCAGCAGGTGTGATCCCCATCACCACAGCTGCACAGGAGAGGTGTCATTGA
- the LOC100262082 gene encoding germin-like protein subfamily T member 2 yields MVSRMTSSTSPLSLIFSLLVYVVLPLVSRSADSDPLQDFCIADLNATVIVNGFPCKPASAVTSDDFFFDGLSKEGSTANIFGSSVTRGNVLSFPGVNTLGISMNRVDIAPGGMNAPHWHPRSSESGVVIQGRVLVGFMTTGNVFYSKNLTVGQMFVIPIGLVHFQQNIGEEKALLFTAFNSQNPGSVVASVNLFGSTPSIPNDVLTKAFQVDANVVNGIKSKFGS; encoded by the coding sequence ATGGTTTCCAGGATGACTTCTTCAACCTCACCCTTGTCTCTAATATTCAGCTTACTGGTTTATGTGGTTCTCCCCTTGGTTAGCAGGTCTGCAGACTCTGATCCACTGCAGGACTTTTGTATTGCAGATTTGAATGCCACAGTAATTGTTAATGGCTTTCCATGCAAACCTGCATCTGCAGTGACTTCAGATGATTTCTTCTTTGATGGGCTAAGCAAAGAGGGGAGCACGGCCAATATCTTTGGATCTAGTGTGACTAGAGGGAATGTTCTCTCGTTTCCAGGGGTCAACACTCTCGGGATCTCAATGAACCGGGTGGACATTGCTCCAGGTGGAATGAACGCACCCCACTGGCATCCTCGCTCAAGCGAGTCTGGGGTGGTCATTCAGGGGAGGGTCCTGGTAGGATTTATGACAACTGGGAATGTGTTTTACTCGAAAAATTTGACTGTTGGGCAGATGTTTGTGATTCCAATAGGGCTTGTGCACTTTCAGCAGAACATTGGAGAGGAGAAAGCCCTTCTTTTTACAGCTTTCAACAGTCAAAATCCTGGATCTGTGGTTGCCTCTGTGAATCTATTCGGATCAACACCTTCCATTCCTAATGATGTGTTGACCAAGGCCTTCCAGGTAGATGCTAATGTTGTCAATGGCATTAAATCCAAGTTTGGTTCTTAA
- the LOC100256975 gene encoding transcription factor bHLH79 yields MDPPLINESSFSAANPSAYSLAEIWPFPVNSASAIGEPTAGLGLRIANFGQIMGQFADSSANRDVSVDESTVTEQSGSRGGGRKRRDVSSEDESSKIVSTSSGSGMNASNGKRMKISRTPDENGGSKAELEASSVAGEKPAEESKPAEQSKQDYIHVRARRGQATDSHSLAERARREKISERMKILQDLVPGCNKVIGKALVLDEIINYIQSLQRQVEFLSMKLEAVNSRMNHTVEGFPLKDLGVQTFDAAAMIYGSQATREYAQGSQPEWLHMQVGGSIERAS; encoded by the exons ATGGATCCTCCACTCATCAATGAGTCTTCCTTCTCTGCGGCCAATCCCTCCGCCTACTCACTAGCTGAGATTTGGCCTTTTCCCGTCAACTCTGCCTCTGCAATTGGGGAACCCACTGCCGGGTTGGGTCTCAGGATCGCTAATTTTGGCCAAATTATGGGTCAATTTGCAGATAGCTCTGCAAATCGTGACGTGTCTGTTGATGAATCGACTGTGACGGAGCAGAGTGGGAGTCGTGGCGGTGGAAGGAAGAGGAGGGATGTGAGTTCGGAGGATGAGTCTTCCAAGATTGTTTCTACTAGTAGTGGCAGTGGCATG AATGCATCGAATGGTAAACGTATGAAAATATCAAGAACTCCTGATGAAAATGGTGGTTCAAAAGCAGAATTAGAAGCTAGTTCAGTGGCTGGTGAAAAGCCCGCTGAAGAATCTAAACCTGCTGAGCAGTCTAAGCAAGACTATATCCATGTGAGAGCAAGAAGGGGTCAAGCTACTGATAGCCATAGTCTAGCAGAGCGA GCTAGGAGAGAAAAGATCAGTGAGAGGATGAAGATTCTTCAAGATTTGGTTCCTGGATGTAATAAG GTTATTGGAAAAGCACTTGTCCTTGATGAGATAATCAACTACATCCAGTCACTACAGCGTCAAGTTGAG TTCCTGTCAATGAAGCTTGAAGCAGTTAATTCAAGGATGAACCATACTGTTGAAGGATTTCCTTTGAAAGAT CTTGGGGTACAGACATTTGATGCTGCTGCAATGATATATGGATCACAAGCAACCAGGGAATATGCTCAAGGATCGCAACCTGAATGGCTACATATGCAGGTTGGTGGCAGTATTGAAAGAGCATCCTAG